The Bacteriovorax sp. PP10 nucleotide sequence AGATTTAAAATAGAAATAAAAAAAGCCCCACTTGAAGTGGGGCTTTTTTATTTAGAAATTCTTTTCTGCTTCTTTTGTTTTCTTGTCTTCGATTTCCTGAAGTCTTGCCTCAATCGTCAGGGCCCGCTCTAAGCGGTAGAGGATAGATTTTTCCAAGATACCGTCAGTCTTGATCACTTTCCAGCCTTGCAGGAAGTCCTGCTCAACTCTTTGGCGTTTAAACACAGTCACTTTACTAACTTCTTTAGTGCCGCGGTAACCTTTTACAACGTTGATGATGAGTTTAAATTCCGCTGATTTTACAGAGTCATTAGACCCAAAAGAGTCCGCGAAGTTTAGCTCCAGAGTGTTATCAATCCAGCGAGTTTTAATAACTCCAGCGTCCTGGTTGTAAACTTCTCTTGGGTATTTGTTAGTGATCTTCATCACTTCTTGCCAGACTTTATTGTAGTCGGCACGATAGACTTGAGTTGGGATTTCCAGGTCTTCAGTAATGAACTTAAAATTTTCATATGAAGAGCAGCCGTACAGAGTGAAGGCGCAGAAGCCCACTACACTGATCTGTGCCATGATCTTTGGAAATCTTTGCATTAAACTAACCGTAAAATTTTTTATCATCTTGGTTTATTGTAACCTCGAATAAAAAGAAGACCAAATACCATAAAAGGGAAACTATGACCCACTCAAAGACCATGGCAGATGTACTGAAACTTGAAGCTGAATCTCTGATTAGATCAGCGGAACTTTTAGAAAAACACCACAACAAAGATGTGGAAAAGCTTACGGTGCTTTTTGACCAATTAAGAGCAACTGGTTCAACACTGATCTTTTGTGGAGTAGGAAAGTCCGGCATTATCGCTCAGAAGTGTGCAGCGACTTTTACTTCTCTTGGTTTGCCCTCTTTTTTCCTTCACCCAACTGAAGCACTTCACGGAGATTTAGGGAGAGTCGGGAAAAACGACGCCATCGTTTTATTGAGTAAGTCAGGAACGACTGAAGAAATTTTAAAGTTAATGCCTTTTTTACAAACTCCAAAATCTCACCGCATAGCTTTAGTGGGGAACACTAAATCTCCTGTGTCTGAATTTTGCGATATCGTTTTTGACTGTTCGGTTGAAAGAGAAGCTTGCATCAACAATCAAGCTCCAACAAACAGTTCAACTCTGGCGATGGCAATGGCAGACGCCATGGCCGTATTATTTGAAAAATACATCGGCCTATCAAAAGAAGGATTTGCCGTTAACCACCCAGGTGGCATTTTAGGTAAGTCACTTCGTATGAAAGTGCGCGACTTAACAATCTTTGCAGAAAACTGCCCGATCTTAACTTCAACACAAAATCTTCAGGACGCCATCTTAGCTATGACGAAATTCCCGGTTGGTGGATGTGCTGTGGTTGATAAAGGTGAGTTTAAAGGAATTTTAGTGGAAGGTGATATAAGACGCACTTTCACGAGAGAGAATCAGGGATTACAAACATCAGTAGATGCAATAATGAATAGAACGCCAACAAGTGTACACCCAGACCAACTTGCTTTTGAAGCACTGGAGTTAATGGAGTCAAAGACGAGATCATTCCAACTGCTTCCAGTTGTGGAAGGGACAAAGTTTTTAGGCTTTATCCGTCTTCATGATCTCTTGAAAGAAGGCTTTTCTCTTAAAGGCTAATTCGATCAGCAGAAGTACTAAAGCAATCGATAAGAAGCTCCAGATACCAAAAATTTGAAAGAGAGTTTTAGTTCTCGGAGCAATTTCTAAATCCACATCTAAATAAGTCTTTTCACCAACTGATAATCTTTTTGATTCGCTTCCATCAGGGAAAATTACCGTTGTGATTCCTGTGTTAGTTGATCTGATTAAAGGAAGATTGAATTCAAGAGCTCGCCACTTACTTAAAAATAAATGCTGGTGAGGCTCAGCTGTATCGCCATACCATGAGTCGTTTGTAAGATTGATCATGAACTGAGCTTCTTCTTTCTGGTTATTAAGCATATCTGCTACAAAACTAGGGAAGAGGACTTCATAACAAATGACTGATACAAACTTTAAATTCGAATCAGTTTTAAATCCAGTATATGTATCACCTTCCGCAAAATAAGAAATATTCGTAATGATGCCGCTTAGAAATTTATTGAACGGTCCAAAAGGAAGTCCTTCTCCAAACGGAATCAGATGCATCTTATGGTAAACGTCCTTCATGTAGTTTTGGTTGGAAAAGTGAAAAGCAGAGTTGAAGTCACTTTGATAACTCTGATCATTAGTTGCGGCCACAGTCGCATCATATCCACCCATAAATAATTCAGCACCCGTTTTTGTAATGATGTCGCGGATGACTGGTGGAAGAAGCAATTTATGATCGGCCTTAAAAGTTTCACTGAAAAATAAATTAGGGAAAGCTGTTTCCGGCCAGATGATAAGATCGCGCTTTGTCACAATTCCATCAGTACTTAAAAAGTAATAACTATCTAAAACCGATTTAATCGAATTGACTTCACCACGTTCAGAATCAATCTTTAAAAAGTTT carries:
- a CDS encoding KpsF/GutQ family sugar-phosphate isomerase, translating into MTHSKTMADVLKLEAESLIRSAELLEKHHNKDVEKLTVLFDQLRATGSTLIFCGVGKSGIIAQKCAATFTSLGLPSFFLHPTEALHGDLGRVGKNDAIVLLSKSGTTEEILKLMPFLQTPKSHRIALVGNTKSPVSEFCDIVFDCSVEREACINNQAPTNSSTLAMAMADAMAVLFEKYIGLSKEGFAVNHPGGILGKSLRMKVRDLTIFAENCPILTSTQNLQDAILAMTKFPVGGCAVVDKGEFKGILVEGDIRRTFTRENQGLQTSVDAIMNRTPTSVHPDQLAFEALELMESKTRSFQLLPVVEGTKFLGFIRLHDLLKEGFSLKG
- the lnt gene encoding apolipoprotein N-acyltransferase, which translates into the protein MNFNRKYLSPTVCLLAGMLYALGFPTFFGASVFLAPIIGFALFNWALDQETSLKKQFGLSLMYSLGFYLFGFYWIPHTLQEFGGLFFPVNQLLGLLFSFVIIPQVYCYVVLKKYIKHPVFLAVGYVLLERFVPQQFPAHLGHPFLSLAPTIKLVFAPWAGAPFYSFLTAFIALTLVQHKMTKQKPKLYYGFIAVVLFLHLPFLYPTKSAENLTPLKIRLVQPNIGNFLKIDSERGEVNSIKSVLDSYYFLSTDGIVTKRDLIIWPETAFPNLFFSETFKADHKLLLPPVIRDIITKTGAELFMGGYDATVAATNDQSYQSDFNSAFHFSNQNYMKDVYHKMHLIPFGEGLPFGPFNKFLSGIITNISYFAEGDTYTGFKTDSNLKFVSVICYEVLFPSFVADMLNNQKEEAQFMINLTNDSWYGDTAEPHQHLFLSKWRALEFNLPLIRSTNTGITTVIFPDGSESKRLSVGEKTYLDVDLEIAPRTKTLFQIFGIWSFLSIALVLLLIELAFKRKAFFQEIMKTDKA